A portion of the uncultured Draconibacterium sp. genome contains these proteins:
- a CDS encoding glycoside hydrolase family 15 protein, whose product MDNLNYSIIGNCKSAALISEKGSIDWCCLPDFNSSSVFAKILDEEKGGSLEFLVDDSYEIKQTYIRTTNIVSTFFKNEDSCFEVVDFMPRYKTNEFGYFTPPDIIRYIKYKWGKPKFRIRYNPKVEYARFHTKTVADEDYIKCYTTEGDYDSLYLYTDLDKEDILQENEITLTDNAFLLVSYDQKLLNQTLERQYLKLQKTKVYWLEWANKLTSFTKYNSEIVRSALVLKLLSYDKSGAVLAAATTSLPETIGEERNWDYRFCWIRDASMVIKVMSGLGHLNTVKRFMKFIIDIIPDKDEKIQIMYGINREKVLKEETLDHLSGYKNSYPVRIGNAAYVQKQNDIYGILMDVIFQQFTEFKISLEDSESLWTIVRSIVKTVASNWTKPDKGIWEIRTDDRHFTFSKVLCWVAIDRAIKIAKFIYKEKYVSEWQPLADTIKEDIFKNAWNEEVGAFTQSYGSKDLDAATLLMESYGFIDGKDERFVKTVLATEKELCEDGLMYRYKNEDDFGLPSSSFTICTFWLINSLYAIGQRKRAKKLFDQLLSYSNHVGLFSEDIDFKTKRLLGNFPQAYSHLALIETAIKFAKGETTEDEQILEAIH is encoded by the coding sequence ATGGATAATTTGAACTACTCGATAATAGGAAATTGCAAGAGTGCTGCATTAATTTCTGAAAAAGGATCGATTGACTGGTGTTGTTTACCTGATTTCAACTCCTCGTCGGTATTTGCAAAAATACTTGATGAGGAAAAAGGAGGAAGTCTGGAGTTTTTGGTTGACGACAGTTATGAGATTAAGCAAACATATATAAGAACTACGAATATTGTTTCTACATTTTTTAAAAATGAGGATTCCTGTTTCGAAGTGGTTGATTTTATGCCACGTTACAAAACCAATGAGTTTGGTTATTTTACTCCGCCCGATATTATTCGGTACATTAAATACAAATGGGGAAAACCTAAATTCCGAATCAGGTATAATCCAAAGGTTGAGTATGCGCGCTTTCATACAAAAACAGTTGCCGACGAGGACTATATAAAGTGTTACACAACCGAAGGAGATTACGATTCGCTGTATTTGTATACCGACCTGGATAAAGAGGACATTTTACAGGAGAATGAAATTACTTTAACAGATAATGCTTTTCTACTTGTTTCATACGATCAGAAATTGCTTAACCAAACTTTGGAAAGGCAATACCTGAAACTGCAAAAAACAAAAGTATATTGGTTGGAGTGGGCAAATAAACTAACATCGTTTACCAAATACAATAGCGAGATTGTGCGAAGTGCACTGGTGCTTAAGTTATTGAGCTACGATAAGTCGGGGGCGGTTTTGGCTGCAGCAACCACATCGTTGCCCGAAACCATTGGCGAAGAGCGAAACTGGGATTACCGTTTTTGCTGGATCCGCGATGCATCAATGGTTATTAAAGTAATGTCGGGACTGGGGCATTTGAACACCGTAAAACGCTTCATGAAATTTATTATCGACATTATTCCGGATAAGGACGAAAAAATCCAGATTATGTACGGAATAAATCGTGAAAAAGTGCTTAAAGAGGAGACATTGGATCATTTAAGCGGTTATAAAAACTCGTATCCGGTGCGTATTGGAAATGCTGCTTACGTTCAGAAACAGAACGACATTTACGGAATTCTGATGGACGTTATTTTTCAGCAGTTTACCGAGTTTAAAATATCGCTTGAAGATAGCGAATCGTTATGGACTATTGTAAGAAGTATTGTTAAAACGGTAGCTAGCAACTGGACCAAACCGGATAAAGGAATATGGGAAATTCGTACTGATGACCGGCACTTTACTTTTTCGAAAGTTCTTTGCTGGGTAGCTATTGACAGGGCCATAAAAATTGCCAAATTCATTTACAAAGAAAAATATGTTTCGGAGTGGCAGCCATTAGCCGACACCATTAAAGAAGATATTTTTAAAAATGCATGGAACGAAGAAGTTGGTGCATTTACGCAGTCTTACGGATCGAAAGATCTGGATGCAGCAACACTATTAATGGAATCGTACGGTTTTATTGACGGGAAAGATGAGCGATTTGTAAAAACCGTGTTGGCCACCGAAAAGGAACTTTGCGAAGACGGATTAATGTACCGTTATAAAAATGAAGATGATTTTGGTTTGCCAAGTTCGTCGTTTACCATTTGTACATTTTGGCTGATTAATTCGTTATATGCCATTGGGCAACGGAAAAGAGCAAAGAAATTATTCGACCAGTTGTTATCATACAGTAATCACGTGGGCCTTTTTAGCGAAGATATCGATTTTAAAACCAAACGTTTGCTGGGGAATTTTCCACAGGCATACTCGCATTTGGCGTTAATTGAAACGGCGATAAAATTTGCAAAAGGAGAAACCACCGAGGATGAACAAATCCTGGAAGCGATTCATTAA
- a CDS encoding MarR family transcriptional regulator, giving the protein METRDILIKIRKIVRSVDIESKKIQKEHGVSIPQVLCLNFLRESDNYQTTQGELRKFLNLNPSTVSGIINRLEKKGYLARLPKTGDKRVVNIALTSAGDKLLSTMPSLLHEQLSEKLLQLSDEEFEVVEAGLNTLVKILDIEKVEASPLITLDSDLDEQLL; this is encoded by the coding sequence ATGGAAACAAGAGATATTTTAATAAAAATCCGCAAAATCGTTCGTTCAGTCGACATAGAATCCAAAAAAATTCAAAAGGAGCATGGTGTAAGTATTCCCCAGGTTCTGTGCTTAAACTTTTTAAGAGAGTCTGATAATTATCAAACCACGCAAGGGGAATTACGTAAATTTTTAAACCTGAATCCGAGCACTGTTAGTGGTATTATTAACCGTTTGGAAAAGAAAGGTTACCTGGCCCGTCTCCCAAAAACCGGAGATAAGCGCGTTGTGAATATTGCCCTTACCTCGGCCGGAGACAAATTATTGAGCACGATGCCATCGTTGCTACACGAACAACTGTCGGAGAAACTTTTACAGCTCAGCGACGAGGAATTCGAGGTTGTTGAAGCCGGTTTAAATACGCTGGTTAAAATACTCGATATAGAAAAAGTTGAAGCTTCGCCACTTATTACTCTCGATTCTGATTTGGACGAACAATTGCTATAG
- the dinB gene encoding DNA polymerase IV yields MQVAKNRKIIHVDMDAFFASVEQLDDPSLRGKPIAVGGTSDRGVVAAASYEARKFGVRSAMSSKVAKRKCPHLIFVKHRFDRYKEISSQIRSIFLEYTDLVEPLSLDEAYLDVTYAKKGLPSATLIAKEIRQRIFEETGLTASAGVSYNKFLAKVASDVNKPNGMFVVTPAKAQHFIDELEIRKFFGIGKVSAKKLNDIGVRYGRDLKLVDRLELTRMFGKAGNYYYDICRGIDNREVQPSRERKSVGAENTFSHDLFLDDELKKQLLIIAEKVWERADRSTIKAKTVTLKFKYADFEQHTRSKTIEPYINSKDKFITESLKLMKSEGGFVKGIRLLGLTLSNFLFKEDENDAVQLVIEF; encoded by the coding sequence ATGCAAGTAGCTAAAAACCGTAAAATAATACATGTTGATATGGACGCTTTTTTTGCGTCGGTAGAACAACTGGATGATCCCAGCCTGCGTGGAAAACCAATAGCTGTTGGTGGTACCAGCGACAGAGGTGTGGTTGCTGCTGCCAGTTACGAAGCCCGGAAATTCGGTGTGCGCTCGGCAATGTCGTCGAAAGTTGCCAAACGTAAATGTCCGCATCTCATTTTTGTAAAACATCGGTTTGATCGGTATAAAGAGATTTCATCGCAAATCAGAAGTATTTTTCTGGAGTATACCGATTTGGTTGAACCATTATCGCTCGATGAGGCGTATCTCGATGTTACATACGCCAAAAAGGGCTTACCGTCGGCTACCTTAATTGCCAAAGAAATTCGGCAGCGTATTTTTGAAGAAACCGGGCTAACAGCTTCGGCCGGAGTTTCTTATAATAAATTTTTGGCAAAGGTGGCTTCGGATGTAAATAAACCCAACGGGATGTTTGTGGTTACTCCTGCTAAGGCACAGCATTTTATTGATGAACTGGAGATTCGAAAGTTTTTTGGAATTGGGAAAGTAAGCGCCAAAAAGCTTAACGACATTGGCGTAAGGTATGGCCGCGATTTAAAGTTGGTTGACAGGCTTGAGCTTACCCGGATGTTTGGAAAAGCAGGTAATTACTATTACGATATTTGTAGAGGTATTGATAACCGCGAAGTGCAACCGTCGCGCGAAAGGAAATCGGTTGGAGCAGAGAATACTTTTTCGCATGATCTGTTTTTGGATGATGAACTGAAAAAGCAACTTTTAATAATTGCCGAAAAGGTTTGGGAGCGGGCAGATCGCTCAACAATTAAAGCCAAAACTGTAACGCTAAAATTTAAATATGCAGATTTTGAGCAACATACTCGCAGTAAAACCATTGAACCCTACATCAATTCAAAAGATAAATTTATTACCGAAAGCCTGAAGCTAATGAAATCGGAAGGTGGTTTTGTAAAAGGCATCCGGTTGTTGGGCTTAACACTGTCTAATTTTTTATTTAAAGAAGATGAAAATGATGCGGTGCAATTGGTAATTGAATTTTAA
- a CDS encoding alpha/beta hydrolase — MKRIKRFLLIVILLAIIVYLLGPKPPKPELNKDLPSLSASVANIETFVERKEAAFSIKPDNESRIIWANDSVKERTDYCVLYLHGFSASWYEGHPAHERFAQHFGYNLYIPRLHDHGLVTEDPLIDMTPDKLYKSAKEALMVARSLGRKVVIMSTSTGGTLGLKLAADFPEYVDGLIMYSPNIKVNNSAMFLLSKPWGLQIARKVMDGKYRVTNDDFESEDCKYWNCKYRVEALVYLQQLVEASMTKETFNRVTVPVFLGYYYKDEEHQDETVRVDAMIDMFDELGTLPNQKVKKAFPKAGDHVIGCELTSGSVDEVITETIRFGEGIMGLERR, encoded by the coding sequence ATGAAACGAATAAAACGCTTTTTACTAATTGTAATCTTGTTGGCAATAATTGTCTATTTGTTGGGACCTAAACCACCTAAACCCGAGCTCAATAAAGATTTACCGTCACTATCGGCAAGTGTTGCCAATATCGAGACTTTTGTGGAACGTAAAGAAGCCGCTTTTTCAATTAAACCGGATAACGAATCGCGCATAATATGGGCTAATGATTCGGTGAAAGAACGTACAGATTACTGTGTGTTGTATCTGCACGGGTTTTCAGCATCGTGGTACGAAGGGCATCCTGCCCACGAAAGGTTTGCACAACATTTTGGCTACAACTTGTACATTCCGCGTTTGCACGATCACGGTTTGGTTACCGAAGACCCGTTAATAGATATGACTCCCGATAAATTATATAAATCGGCGAAAGAGGCACTAATGGTGGCGCGCAGTCTGGGACGGAAAGTGGTCATTATGAGTACTTCTACCGGTGGCACACTTGGGCTTAAATTAGCTGCCGATTTCCCGGAGTATGTGGATGGATTAATTATGTATTCGCCAAATATTAAGGTAAATAACAGTGCCATGTTTTTGTTATCGAAACCATGGGGACTGCAAATTGCCCGAAAAGTGATGGATGGAAAATACCGGGTAACCAACGATGATTTTGAATCGGAAGATTGTAAATACTGGAACTGCAAATACCGGGTTGAGGCCTTGGTGTATTTACAGCAATTGGTTGAGGCAAGCATGACAAAAGAAACTTTTAACAGGGTAACGGTGCCGGTTTTTCTTGGGTATTACTATAAGGATGAAGAGCACCAGGATGAAACAGTACGTGTTGATGCCATGATAGATATGTTTGACGAGTTAGGAACATTGCCAAACCAGAAAGTAAAAAAGGCATTTCCCAAAGCCGGCGATCACGTAATTGGATGCGAACTTACATCGGGAAGTGTTGATGAAGTTATAACAGAAACCATTCGTTTTGGAGAAGGAATTATGGGACTGGAACGCAGATAA
- the pgl gene encoding 6-phosphogluconolactonase: METFTEVKIFSKPKNVYKAIAKEIIKMVQNSKQEVFDIALSGGNSPKGLFKKISKKYADQIPWDRIHLWWGDERCVPPTDEQSNYKMTVDYLLSNISIPEANIHRIKGEEDPEQEALRYSEEMEKTLNSRGKDPVFDLIILGLGDDGHTASIFPDQLELFEYEQNCAVAVHPLTGQKRVTITGNVLNNANQVFFLVTGSKKALRVSEIMNDNDAAQLLPAYYISPANGTLTWFLDDEAAALIQ; this comes from the coding sequence ATGGAAACTTTTACAGAGGTTAAAATTTTTTCGAAACCGAAAAATGTATACAAAGCCATCGCCAAGGAAATTATAAAGATGGTACAAAACTCGAAACAAGAAGTTTTTGATATCGCACTTTCAGGAGGTAACTCTCCGAAAGGGCTTTTTAAAAAGATCAGTAAAAAATATGCCGATCAGATTCCATGGGACCGTATTCATTTATGGTGGGGCGATGAACGTTGTGTTCCTCCAACCGACGAACAAAGCAACTACAAAATGACTGTTGATTACCTGCTTTCAAATATTTCAATTCCGGAAGCGAATATACACCGCATAAAAGGCGAAGAAGATCCGGAACAGGAAGCATTACGCTATTCAGAAGAAATGGAAAAAACTTTAAATTCGAGGGGAAAGGATCCTGTTTTCGACTTGATTATTCTTGGACTTGGCGATGACGGACACACTGCTTCTATTTTTCCTGATCAGTTGGAGCTTTTTGAATATGAACAAAACTGTGCGGTAGCTGTGCATCCGCTTACCGGCCAAAAACGCGTAACAATAACAGGGAATGTACTAAATAATGCCAACCAGGTTTTTTTCCTGGTCACCGGGTCGAAAAAAGCTTTGCGGGTATCGGAAATTATGAATGACAACGATGCAGCACAGTTATTACCAGCCTATTACATTTCGCCTGCAAATGGCACTTTAACCTGGTTTTTAGACGACGAGGCTGCGGCTCTAATTCAGTAG
- the zwf gene encoding glucose-6-phosphate dehydrogenase, whose product MKKAEDQILIIFGASGDLTKRKLIPALFELYKQDLLPEKFAVLGASRSELSDDDFRNRADEFIPDDKNREEFKKLLFYQPVQNNEANDFIPLKERLDVLSGSMKIEQNYVFYLSTPPSLYPVIPKLLCLNGLSKSDNNFRRLIVEKPFGTDLKSAKELNQQLLNYFEEEQIYRIDHYLGKETVQNMLVTRFSNGIFEPLWNRRYIERVEITSAESLGVEGRGGYYDNSGAMRDMLQNHLLQVAGFVAMEPPVVVEADAIRNETLKVFQSIRPIKENEVSRYVIRGQYTASTIGGKKVAGYREEPGVAKFSRTETFVALKFFIDNWRWAGVPFYIRTGKKLPTRVTEIVIHFRKVPHHLFGDENSGGNNQLIIRIQPDEGILLKFGMKTPGAGFKVQTVNMDFHYSDLADKKVPAAYERLLLDCMQGDATLYSRGDAVEAAWEFVQPIINAWETNPEIPIYGYPAGSWGPEDSDKLIANGDWRYPCKNLSNDGLYCEL is encoded by the coding sequence ATGAAGAAAGCAGAAGATCAAATACTCATCATATTCGGCGCATCGGGCGACCTGACAAAACGGAAATTAATTCCCGCACTTTTCGAACTTTACAAGCAAGATTTGTTGCCTGAAAAGTTTGCAGTGCTTGGAGCTTCCCGCTCAGAATTGTCAGACGATGATTTTAGAAATCGCGCCGACGAATTTATTCCCGACGACAAAAACCGTGAGGAGTTTAAAAAACTTTTGTTTTACCAACCGGTTCAGAACAACGAAGCCAACGATTTTATTCCGTTAAAAGAACGGCTTGATGTACTCTCCGGCTCAATGAAAATTGAGCAGAATTACGTATTCTATTTATCAACTCCCCCATCGCTATATCCGGTAATTCCAAAATTGCTTTGCCTTAATGGCCTGTCAAAATCAGATAATAATTTCAGGCGGCTAATTGTTGAAAAACCTTTTGGAACCGATTTAAAATCGGCAAAAGAATTAAACCAACAGTTGCTAAATTATTTCGAGGAAGAACAGATATACCGTATCGATCATTACCTGGGAAAAGAGACTGTTCAGAACATGCTGGTAACACGTTTTTCTAACGGTATTTTTGAACCGCTGTGGAACCGGAGATACATTGAGCGCGTGGAAATAACATCGGCCGAAAGCCTTGGAGTAGAAGGCCGCGGTGGATATTATGACAATTCAGGAGCTATGCGCGACATGTTACAAAACCACCTGCTACAAGTGGCTGGTTTTGTTGCAATGGAACCTCCGGTAGTGGTTGAGGCCGACGCCATAAGAAATGAAACATTGAAAGTTTTTCAGTCGATTCGCCCTATTAAAGAAAATGAGGTGTCGCGTTACGTTATTCGCGGCCAATATACCGCTTCAACAATTGGAGGTAAAAAAGTAGCCGGATACCGCGAAGAGCCCGGAGTGGCGAAGTTCTCGCGGACTGAAACCTTTGTAGCACTTAAATTCTTTATTGACAACTGGCGCTGGGCAGGAGTACCGTTTTACATACGCACCGGGAAAAAACTACCTACGCGCGTTACCGAAATTGTTATCCATTTCCGAAAAGTACCACACCATTTATTTGGCGACGAAAATTCAGGAGGTAACAACCAGCTTATTATACGCATTCAGCCAGATGAGGGAATTCTGCTTAAGTTTGGTATGAAAACGCCGGGAGCCGGATTTAAAGTGCAAACCGTTAATATGGACTTTCACTACTCTGATTTGGCCGATAAAAAAGTACCGGCGGCATACGAGCGACTTTTACTCGATTGCATGCAGGGCGATGCTACATTATATTCTCGTGGCGATGCCGTTGAAGCAGCCTGGGAATTTGTTCAGCCCATTATAAATGCGTGGGAAACAAATCCGGAAATTCCGATTTATGGCTATCCGGCCGGAAGTTGGGGACCCGAAGATTCGGACAAGCTGATTGCCAATGGAGATTGGCGCTATCCTTGCAAAAATTTAAGCAACGATGGCTTGTATTGTGAACTTTAA
- a CDS encoding 4'-phosphopantetheinyl transferase superfamily protein — translation MPLIEKITIPDGTIGLWELSETADDLLKVCQLNPTDTARLAGFTAEKRRKEFMASRLLLQKLLPQYPEIIYDKCNGKPSLKATDLNISITHSDNLVAIILSHKKIGIDIEQQNRNIDRVVPRFANSAEIDFIEKSKNPQLVKILLWSAKEAIYKCCGIQGIQFNEQINIGLFDYQSQHHFSGSLNHNLQIFHYKLFFRLIKNNILVYCVQD, via the coding sequence ATGCCACTAATTGAAAAAATAACTATCCCGGATGGCACCATTGGTTTGTGGGAATTAAGTGAAACAGCAGACGATTTATTAAAGGTGTGCCAGCTAAACCCAACCGACACTGCACGATTAGCAGGTTTTACGGCCGAAAAACGTAGAAAAGAATTTATGGCAAGCCGTTTATTACTTCAAAAGCTGCTGCCTCAATATCCCGAGATTATCTATGACAAATGCAACGGAAAACCATCGTTAAAAGCTACGGATTTAAACATTAGTATTACGCATTCAGACAACCTGGTAGCCATAATATTATCCCACAAAAAAATTGGAATTGACATTGAACAACAGAACCGTAATATTGACCGTGTAGTTCCGCGATTTGCAAATAGTGCAGAAATAGATTTTATTGAAAAAAGTAAGAATCCGCAATTGGTAAAAATATTGCTTTGGTCGGCAAAAGAAGCCATCTACAAATGCTGCGGAATTCAAGGCATACAGTTTAATGAGCAAATTAATATCGGACTATTTGACTACCAGTCACAACACCATTTCAGTGGAAGTTTGAATCACAACTTGCAAATATTTCACTACAAGCTGTTTTTTCGCCTAATCAAAAACAATATTCTTGTTTATTGCGTTCAAGATTAA
- the gldD gene encoding gliding motility lipoprotein GldD: MRFAYILIILLFLFACKEDYTPKPRGYYRIDFPEKSYSKLDRSFPYSFEIPDYAKIEKDTRNSDEPYWINVEVPENKVEIHISYYDLNSQNDDNQLLGELMEETRTLAYKHSIKADAIDERLFLNPKHKVYGTIYAIEGNAASPMQFFLTDSTRHFLRGAFYIREVPDIDSLRPVINFIEPDIIHLIETTSWK; the protein is encoded by the coding sequence ATGAGATTCGCATATATATTAATAATCCTGTTGTTTTTATTTGCCTGCAAGGAAGATTACACGCCAAAACCAAGAGGTTACTACCGCATAGATTTTCCTGAAAAAAGTTATTCAAAACTTGATCGCTCTTTTCCGTATAGTTTTGAAATACCTGATTATGCAAAAATTGAAAAAGACACCAGAAACAGCGATGAACCGTATTGGATAAATGTTGAGGTGCCTGAGAATAAAGTAGAAATTCATATTTCGTATTACGACTTAAACAGCCAGAACGACGATAATCAACTACTGGGAGAATTAATGGAAGAAACGCGCACCCTGGCTTATAAACACTCCATAAAAGCTGATGCAATTGACGAACGTTTATTTCTAAATCCGAAGCACAAAGTGTACGGAACCATTTATGCCATTGAAGGAAATGCTGCGTCGCCCATGCAGTTTTTTTTAACCGACAGTACCCGGCATTTTTTGCGTGGAGCATTCTACATTCGCGAGGTTCCTGATATCGACTCGCTGCGTCCCGTAATCAATTTTATTGAACCGGATATTATCCACCTGATTGAAACCACTAGCTGGAAATAA
- the gldE gene encoding gliding motility-associated protein GldE, producing the protein METEPLLSIAALGSWQIQLHPITTGIIISIIIVLFLLFTSALISGSEVAYFSLSASDKHKLRHKGKNNERVLHNLESPEKLLATILVTNNFVNIGIVILTAFISNNLISFVNAPTLQFIFQVVLITFFLLLFGEIFPKVYATHFALRFARFMALPLQTLEKLFRPVNAILIGSTSFVNRRLLKHKKNISMDEISQALELTSDQELSDEKEILEGIVKFGNKSVEEIMTPRVDVVSIDIKANFDEVLEVINDSGYSRIPVFIDSFDEISGLLYIKDILQHSHKNKTFKWQTLIRPPFYVPDTKKISSLLEEFQKTKVHIAIVVDEYGGTSGIVTLEDILEEIVGDITDEFDEEENFFTQLAENAYVFDAKVLLGDFYKIINCDDTVFDEVKGDADTLAGLILEIKGEIPSLKEEVKCKQFTFTIEEVDNRRIKQIKVVINA; encoded by the coding sequence TTGGAAACAGAACCGCTTTTAAGTATAGCCGCTCTTGGCTCGTGGCAAATTCAACTACACCCTATTACTACTGGAATAATAATTTCAATTATTATCGTATTGTTTTTACTATTTACGTCGGCACTGATAAGCGGATCCGAAGTGGCTTACTTTTCGTTGTCGGCCAGCGACAAACACAAGTTACGACACAAAGGCAAAAACAACGAGCGCGTATTGCACAACCTGGAAAGTCCGGAAAAGTTGTTGGCCACAATTTTAGTGACCAATAACTTTGTAAACATTGGCATTGTTATTCTAACGGCTTTCATCTCGAACAACCTAATTTCGTTTGTAAATGCGCCAACCCTTCAATTCATATTCCAGGTGGTGCTAATCACGTTTTTCCTGCTGCTTTTTGGCGAGATTTTCCCAAAAGTTTATGCCACACACTTTGCTTTGCGTTTTGCACGTTTTATGGCATTACCGCTACAAACATTAGAAAAATTATTTCGCCCGGTAAATGCCATTTTAATCGGATCGACCAGTTTTGTAAACCGTCGACTGCTGAAACACAAAAAGAACATTTCGATGGATGAAATTTCGCAGGCGCTGGAACTTACCTCTGATCAGGAACTTTCGGACGAGAAAGAGATACTGGAAGGCATTGTTAAGTTTGGGAACAAAAGTGTGGAAGAAATTATGACGCCGCGCGTTGATGTGGTTTCCATTGATATAAAAGCAAATTTCGACGAAGTTCTGGAGGTTATTAACGATTCGGGCTACTCGCGAATTCCCGTTTTCATCGATTCGTTTGACGAAATCAGCGGCCTGTTATACATTAAAGATATACTGCAACACAGCCACAAAAACAAAACGTTTAAATGGCAAACATTGATACGCCCACCATTTTATGTGCCCGACACCAAAAAGATTAGTTCGCTTTTAGAGGAATTCCAGAAAACCAAAGTACACATTGCCATTGTGGTTGACGAATATGGCGGAACTTCGGGAATTGTAACGCTGGAAGATATTTTGGAAGAAATTGTTGGCGACATTACCGACGAATTTGATGAAGAAGAAAACTTTTTCACCCAATTGGCCGAAAATGCTTATGTGTTTGATGCCAAGGTTTTACTGGGCGATTTTTATAAAATTATAAATTGCGACGATACTGTTTTTGACGAGGTAAAAGGCGACGCTGATACACTGGCCGGCCTTATCCTTGAAATAAAAGGCGAAATTCCTTCGTTAAAAGAAGAAGTGAAATGTAAACAGTTCACATTTACTATTGAAGAAGTTGATAACCGCCGGATAAAACAAATAAAGGTGGTTATTAATGCGTAA
- a CDS encoding single-stranded DNA-binding protein: MSVNKVILVGNVGKDPEVRHLDSGVAVANFPLATSESYNSKSGERVTTTEWHNIVLWRGLAEVAEKYVTKGRQLYIEGRIRTRSYDDKDGNKRYITEIYGDQMTMLGNRGDNQGSPDQGGATQNAGSISTPQVSQPDIEEPEGDEDLPF, from the coding sequence ATGTCAGTAAATAAAGTAATTCTTGTTGGAAATGTAGGAAAAGATCCTGAAGTACGTCATCTTGATTCGGGCGTTGCAGTTGCAAATTTTCCATTGGCAACCTCTGAGAGCTATAACTCGAAAAGTGGAGAACGTGTTACAACCACCGAATGGCACAATATTGTTTTGTGGCGAGGATTAGCCGAAGTGGCTGAAAAATACGTTACCAAAGGCCGACAGTTATACATTGAGGGAAGAATAAGAACCCGCTCGTACGACGATAAAGACGGCAACAAACGTTACATTACTGAGATTTATGGCGACCAAATGACCATGCTCGGAAACCGCGGTGACAATCAGGGATCACCAGATCAAGGAGGAGCTACACAAAACGCAGGCTCAATATCCACTCCGCAGGTTTCGCAACCCGACATTGAAGAACCGGAGGGAGACGAAGATCTTCCATTCTAA
- the mutY gene encoding A/G-specific adenine glycosylase produces the protein MDNFLTNIYKWYNLNKRDLPWRKDSDPYRIWLSEIILQQTRVEQGKNYFNRFINSYPTVKELALAQEDEVLKLWQGLGYYSRARNLHASAKIIASQHNGEFPNDYKSILALKGVGPYTAAAVASIAFNLPYAVVDGNIYRVLSRYFGIDTPIDSSKGKKEFQEMAGELIQNQNPGMHNQALMEFGALQCVPKSPKCENCPVVDSCFAFKNNGINQLPVKDKKTKQRHRYFYYYLYDMGDSILLDKRSGNDIWQNLYQLPLIEHEKALSDSELLKADPPLKSSEINIKTISAQKKHILSHQIIHAKLIYLEVQPNFNNPSPLIRVNKKDISKFAVSRLVEQFLQETGLGQ, from the coding sequence ATGGACAATTTTTTGACAAACATTTACAAATGGTACAATCTAAATAAGCGTGATTTACCGTGGCGAAAAGACAGCGATCCATATAGAATATGGCTGTCGGAAATCATTCTTCAACAAACACGTGTTGAGCAAGGAAAAAACTACTTTAACCGCTTCATTAACAGCTATCCAACAGTAAAAGAGTTGGCCCTTGCACAGGAAGACGAGGTGTTAAAACTCTGGCAGGGACTGGGGTACTACTCACGCGCCCGGAACCTGCATGCTTCTGCAAAAATTATTGCATCGCAGCATAACGGAGAGTTTCCCAACGATTATAAAAGTATTTTGGCATTAAAAGGTGTTGGGCCATATACCGCCGCTGCTGTTGCATCCATTGCATTTAATTTGCCCTACGCTGTTGTAGATGGTAATATATATAGAGTACTGTCCAGATATTTTGGAATTGATACACCAATTGATTCCTCTAAAGGTAAAAAGGAATTTCAGGAAATGGCTGGAGAGCTCATACAAAATCAGAATCCGGGCATGCATAACCAGGCGCTTATGGAATTTGGTGCGCTACAATGCGTTCCTAAATCGCCAAAATGCGAGAATTGCCCTGTTGTAGATTCTTGTTTTGCTTTTAAAAACAATGGTATAAACCAACTTCCGGTAAAAGATAAAAAGACCAAACAACGACACCGCTACTTTTACTATTATTTATACGATATGGGAGATTCCATTTTATTGGATAAACGATCGGGTAACGATATATGGCAAAACCTTTATCAATTACCGCTTATTGAACACGAGAAAGCACTTTCTGATTCGGAGTTGCTAAAAGCAGATCCTCCGCTTAAATCGTCGGAGATCAATATAAAAACTATAAGTGCGCAAAAAAAACACATTTTAAGTCACCAGATTATTCACGCAAAGTTGATATATCTTGAAGTTCAGCCCAATTTTAATAATCCATCGCCGCTTATACGGGTAAATAAAAAAGATATTTCTAAATTTGCTGTATCCCGATTGGTTGAACAGTTTTTGCAAGAAACAGGATTGGGACAATAA